A single region of the Saprospiraceae bacterium genome encodes:
- a CDS encoding DNA alkylation repair protein, with translation MITPDQYLQIVKTRFQEVGHPEVAEGQRKYMRNLFEYYGLKAPEWLAIAKTLFQEHGVFKGEALTSFVRLCMADEYREINYFGIEMMQQVLKKQPADFIDFLEELILTKSWWDSVDWLAKLAGIHFLRYPDLIKPVTEKWMNSNNIWLQRTALIFQLLYKEKTNVPLLFGYIQRLAHSPEFFIQKGAGWALRQLTRREPEMVIEFVKTNNLAPLTKREALKWLQKQGRL, from the coding sequence GTGATAACACCAGACCAATATCTTCAAATTGTTAAGACACGCTTCCAAGAGGTTGGTCACCCTGAAGTGGCTGAAGGGCAACGCAAATATATGCGCAATCTCTTTGAATATTATGGTCTGAAGGCGCCCGAATGGCTAGCTATTGCCAAAACATTATTTCAAGAACATGGTGTTTTTAAAGGAGAAGCATTAACCAGCTTTGTTCGCCTTTGTATGGCTGATGAATATAGGGAAATCAACTATTTTGGAATTGAGATGATGCAGCAGGTTTTGAAGAAACAACCGGCTGATTTTATCGATTTTCTGGAAGAACTTATCCTCACGAAATCTTGGTGGGACAGTGTAGATTGGTTGGCCAAATTGGCAGGCATTCATTTTTTAAGGTACCCTGATTTGATAAAGCCAGTGACCGAAAAATGGATGAACTCAAATAATATCTGGCTCCAAAGAACGGCACTTATTTTCCAACTGCTGTATAAAGAAAAAACAAATGTACCCCTCCTTTTTGGCTACATTCAGCGACTCGCTCACTCTCCCGAATTTTTTATCCAAAAAGGAGCAGGCTGGGCACTCCGCCAATTGACCCGGAGGGAACCAGAAATGGTGATCGAATTCGTCAAAACGAATAACTTGGCCCCGCTGACAAAAAGGGAAGCGTTGAAATGGTTACAGAAACAAGGCCGACTCTAG
- a CDS encoding GH92 family glycosyl hydrolase yields the protein MNLRFFMFLTLVVSLWQCEPQSDVSLDLVIDPIPFVDPFIGTGFHGHTFPGASLPYGMVQLSPDTRLPGWDASSGYHFSDSTIYGFSHTHLSGTGIGDMGDILFLPYTGPEEDQLIGFFEKDKEDAKVGYYQVELSNYGVKAELTSTLRTGMHRYTYQAGQEQKLLIDLGHILQANWGHKSVHGEMELVDQQTIRGMRKSSGWAFDHPVYFYAKFSSPFDIVEVKDGKEVKAKDQLSGTSLRVSFAFPENKSPELLIKVGISSVSAEGAQRNLEAENPNWEFDKIRQTAVEVWRKALGKISVESSDKHILKTFYTALYHSMLAPMTAQDVDGQYRGMDKNIHQAPAGFTNYTVFSLWDTFRALHPLKSIIDQKRTGDWVQALLQKYKEGGILPKWPLAANYTGTMVGYPAVAVIADAMVKGIEGFDRSLALEAAVYSSEYHPEAISKLPEPRAKDLMPKHLDFIAKMGYIPADSVGQSVSYGLECAYYDWCISRIALQVGDTDTAEKYARRSLNYQQYFDKSIGFMRGKLANGEWMEPFDPYHSDHDNSPFVEGNAWQWSWFVPHDVDGFIALMGGKAAFATKMDSLFSTDSAIAGENASADITGLIGQYAHGNEPSHHVIYFYNYLGQAYKTQEKIDEVLQNLYSATPEGISGNEDCGAMSAWYVMNALGFYQVCPGKPEYAIGRPIVDKAIIHLENGKSFQIVVENNSPLNKYVEEVSLNGQPLSQPFFDHFDLMNGGVLKFKMSDALSLNE from the coding sequence ATGAATTTGCGCTTTTTTATGTTCCTTACCCTAGTGGTGAGCCTATGGCAATGTGAACCTCAATCAGATGTGTCCTTGGATTTAGTTATCGATCCTATTCCTTTTGTAGACCCATTTATCGGGACGGGTTTTCATGGACATACTTTTCCAGGAGCTTCTTTGCCTTACGGCATGGTGCAACTTAGTCCTGATACCCGACTTCCTGGATGGGATGCTTCCAGCGGCTATCATTTTTCGGATTCGACGATTTATGGCTTTTCGCATACCCATCTGAGCGGAACAGGAATAGGCGATATGGGAGATATTCTGTTTCTGCCCTATACAGGACCGGAGGAAGATCAGCTAATTGGTTTTTTTGAAAAAGATAAAGAAGACGCCAAGGTGGGGTACTATCAAGTTGAATTATCGAATTATGGCGTTAAGGCGGAATTGACGAGTACGCTCAGAACGGGAATGCACCGTTATACTTACCAAGCAGGGCAGGAGCAGAAGCTATTAATTGATCTGGGGCACATTCTTCAGGCAAATTGGGGACACAAAAGTGTTCATGGTGAAATGGAGCTGGTTGATCAGCAGACCATACGAGGCATGCGCAAGTCTAGCGGTTGGGCCTTTGATCATCCGGTTTATTTCTATGCAAAGTTTTCTTCACCATTCGACATTGTTGAAGTCAAAGATGGCAAGGAGGTTAAAGCCAAAGACCAACTTTCGGGGACGAGCTTGCGGGTTTCGTTTGCTTTTCCAGAAAATAAATCCCCGGAATTACTCATAAAAGTAGGCATATCTTCGGTCAGTGCGGAAGGAGCTCAACGCAATCTGGAAGCCGAAAACCCGAATTGGGAATTTGACAAAATTCGGCAAACAGCAGTAGAAGTATGGCGAAAAGCATTAGGCAAAATTTCAGTTGAAAGTTCAGATAAGCACATCCTAAAGACCTTTTACACGGCACTATACCATAGCATGCTTGCGCCCATGACAGCCCAGGATGTGGATGGTCAGTATAGAGGCATGGATAAAAACATCCACCAGGCACCAGCTGGATTTACCAACTATACTGTTTTTTCCTTATGGGATACGTTCAGGGCATTGCATCCTCTTAAAAGCATTATTGATCAAAAGCGAACAGGGGATTGGGTGCAGGCATTACTCCAAAAATACAAGGAGGGTGGCATTTTACCTAAGTGGCCCTTGGCTGCGAATTACACAGGTACGATGGTCGGCTATCCCGCAGTAGCCGTGATCGCCGATGCCATGGTGAAAGGCATTGAGGGATTTGACCGCTCATTGGCATTAGAGGCTGCCGTCTATAGTTCGGAATACCACCCTGAGGCTATCTCGAAATTGCCAGAGCCCCGGGCAAAGGATTTGATGCCAAAGCACCTCGATTTTATCGCTAAAATGGGCTATATCCCAGCAGATTCAGTTGGCCAATCGGTTTCTTATGGATTGGAATGTGCTTATTATGATTGGTGTATTTCGCGAATTGCGCTACAGGTAGGAGATACGGATACGGCTGAAAAATACGCCAGACGCAGCTTGAATTACCAACAGTATTTTGACAAAAGCATAGGGTTTATGCGTGGAAAATTGGCCAATGGCGAATGGATGGAGCCGTTTGACCCCTATCATTCCGATCACGATAACAGCCCCTTTGTAGAAGGAAATGCCTGGCAGTGGTCTTGGTTTGTACCGCATGATGTAGATGGTTTTATTGCTCTAATGGGTGGAAAAGCAGCTTTTGCCACCAAAATGGACAGCCTTTTTTCCACGGATTCTGCCATAGCTGGAGAAAATGCCTCTGCTGATATTACCGGCCTTATTGGACAATATGCCCATGGAAATGAACCTAGCCATCATGTGATTTACTTCTATAATTATTTAGGACAAGCCTATAAAACCCAGGAAAAAATTGATGAGGTACTGCAAAACCTCTATAGTGCGACGCCTGAAGGCATTTCCGGCAATGAGGATTGTGGTGCCATGTCGGCTTGGTACGTGATGAATGCCCTTGGTTTTTATCAAGTTTGTCCAGGAAAACCTGAATACGCAATAGGCAGACCGATTGTAGATAAGGCAATTATCCATCTGGAAAATGGGAAATCTTTTCAAATTGTCGTAGAAAACAATAGCCCTCTTAACAAATATGTGGAGGAAGTAAGCCTGAATGGTCAACCTTTGAGCCAGCCTTTTTTCGATCATTTTGATCTCATGAATGGCGGGGTATTGAAGTTTAAAATGTCGGATGCATTATCTTTAAATGAATAA
- a CDS encoding Gfo/Idh/MocA family oxidoreductase has product MNSKISRRKFMATSTATALGTGLAAHPFAIFADGAPARKITVAIMGIRSRGNALATAFASQPDCEIAYLCDVDSRYFENTLKAIEPLQKRKPKLEKDIRKVLEDKDVDALVIAAPDHWHAPAAIMACQAGKHVYVEKPCSHNPKEGELLVQAARKYQRVVQMGNQRRSWPNVMAGIQDLQAGVIGRVYYARGWYTNTRESIGFGKTTAAPDYLDFDLWQGPAPRKPYQDNLHPYNWHWFWHWGTGESLNNGTHFLDLMRWGLGVNYPSRVVSTGGRYHFKDDWQTPDTQIISLDFEEEKSISWESRSCNSFPLNGTSAGVIFHGEGGTMIIPSGNEYAVYDNSRAAKLIKKVDESAKENNRPDAQNTVGPGEWFDGLHVLNFLQSIREGERLHSEIEEGHKSVLLCQLGNIAYRTGRALNIDQRNGHIIGDPEAMNLWSRTYEPGWEINV; this is encoded by the coding sequence ATGAATTCCAAAATTTCCCGCCGAAAATTCATGGCTACCAGCACTGCTACGGCGCTAGGAACAGGCCTAGCTGCCCACCCATTCGCCATTTTTGCCGATGGTGCCCCCGCCCGTAAAATTACGGTTGCCATCATGGGCATCCGAAGCCGTGGGAATGCCTTGGCTACGGCCTTTGCCTCGCAGCCCGATTGCGAAATAGCTTATCTATGTGATGTAGATAGCCGTTATTTTGAAAATACACTAAAGGCCATTGAGCCACTACAGAAACGAAAACCAAAACTGGAGAAGGATATTAGAAAGGTACTGGAAGACAAGGATGTCGATGCCCTGGTCATCGCCGCGCCTGACCATTGGCATGCGCCGGCGGCCATTATGGCCTGCCAGGCGGGAAAACATGTTTACGTTGAAAAACCTTGCAGCCACAATCCTAAAGAAGGAGAACTGTTGGTTCAGGCCGCACGAAAATACCAGCGTGTTGTTCAAATGGGTAACCAACGTAGGTCATGGCCTAATGTGATGGCGGGTATTCAGGATTTACAGGCGGGGGTCATCGGAAGGGTATACTATGCCAGAGGGTGGTACACCAATACGCGAGAATCAATTGGGTTTGGAAAAACAACTGCTGCTCCTGATTATTTGGATTTTGATCTTTGGCAGGGACCTGCTCCACGAAAGCCTTACCAGGATAACCTGCATCCGTATAATTGGCATTGGTTTTGGCATTGGGGTACGGGGGAATCGCTCAATAATGGCACCCATTTCCTGGATTTGATGCGTTGGGGATTAGGGGTGAATTATCCAAGCCGAGTGGTGTCTACCGGAGGGCGTTATCATTTCAAAGATGATTGGCAAACACCTGATACCCAAATTATTTCCTTGGATTTTGAAGAAGAAAAGAGTATAAGTTGGGAAAGCCGTAGTTGTAATAGCTTTCCCTTGAATGGCACCAGTGCTGGCGTTATTTTTCATGGAGAAGGTGGGACCATGATTATTCCAAGCGGAAATGAATATGCCGTTTATGATAATAGCAGGGCAGCTAAACTGATTAAGAAGGTGGATGAATCGGCAAAGGAAAATAATCGTCCAGACGCGCAAAATACGGTAGGCCCCGGGGAGTGGTTTGACGGCTTGCATGTGCTCAATTTTTTGCAAAGTATCAGGGAGGGAGAGCGCCTTCATAGTGAAATCGAAGAGGGGCACAAAAGTGTTTTATTATGCCAATTAGGTAATATTGCTTACCGGACCGGCAGGGCTTTAAACATTGATCAGCGAAATGGCCACATCATTGGAGACCCTGAAGCGATGAACCTGTGGAGTCGAACTTATGAACCTGGGTGGGAAATTAATGTATAA
- a CDS encoding D-aminoacylase, with amino-acid sequence MKNSFSILLLFVLTLFCACTEQYDLLIRNGLVYDGTGEAPITQDIAIKGNKIVKVGTSLSGDAIKVIDATGLAVSPGFIDVHTHAEPLPLMPQAESHLRQGVTTSLGGPDGSCPLPLGAYLDSLAKQTVGINIAYLVGHNTVRSHVMGLENRAPTAAELTEMGQLIEQGMLDGAFGISTGLKYLPGAYANLDEVVTLSKAASKYGGIYTSHMREEGLGLLEGVGEAIQISEQANIPVVLTHHKAVGQPMWGASAKTLAMVDAARAKGLNVMIDQYPYTASFTSLSILIPSWSMADNPYDAFAKRCEDPILRDSIKREIIFNLINDRGGNDLKRVQFSRFDWKPEFDGKTLYDWAIAKGLEPNMENGAELIIQAQIHRGARCIFHAMAEEDVIRIMQHPYTMIASDGRYTELGKGHPHPRNYGTFPRVLGTYVREKQVLTLTDAIRKMTSLPAQLLGLKDRGQLKENTFADITIFNPQTVSDKGTFTDPHHYPEGIDYVIVNGALTVEKGTYHDVRAGQVLRGAAYKK; translated from the coding sequence ATGAAAAATAGTTTTAGTATCCTGCTTCTTTTTGTGCTCACCTTGTTCTGTGCTTGTACCGAACAATATGATCTTCTTATCCGGAATGGCTTAGTCTATGATGGGACAGGAGAAGCTCCAATTACCCAAGACATAGCCATCAAAGGGAATAAAATTGTAAAAGTTGGCACTAGCTTATCAGGAGATGCCATCAAGGTCATCGATGCGACCGGTTTGGCGGTTAGCCCAGGCTTTATCGATGTCCATACCCATGCAGAGCCCTTGCCATTAATGCCGCAAGCAGAGAGCCATCTGCGCCAGGGGGTGACCACCTCTCTGGGCGGACCAGACGGTAGTTGCCCACTGCCATTGGGCGCTTACTTGGATAGCTTGGCCAAACAGACCGTTGGCATCAATATTGCTTATCTGGTCGGGCACAATACCGTTCGGAGTCATGTAATGGGCTTAGAAAACCGCGCACCGACAGCCGCCGAATTAACAGAAATGGGGCAATTAATTGAACAAGGGATGCTGGATGGGGCTTTTGGCATATCCACTGGACTAAAATACTTGCCTGGTGCTTACGCTAATTTGGACGAAGTCGTGACTTTATCCAAGGCGGCATCCAAATATGGTGGGATTTATACCTCTCATATGAGGGAAGAAGGCCTGGGTTTATTAGAAGGTGTGGGCGAAGCCATTCAAATTTCAGAACAAGCAAATATCCCCGTTGTGCTTACCCACCATAAAGCTGTAGGACAACCCATGTGGGGAGCTAGTGCCAAAACCCTGGCCATGGTGGATGCTGCTAGAGCAAAGGGGCTGAATGTCATGATAGATCAATACCCATATACGGCGAGCTTTACCAGCCTCAGCATCCTTATTCCCTCCTGGTCAATGGCGGATAATCCTTACGACGCCTTTGCCAAACGATGTGAAGACCCTATACTCCGCGATAGTATCAAAAGAGAGATTATCTTTAATTTAATTAATGACCGAGGAGGAAATGATCTAAAACGCGTACAATTTTCTCGCTTTGATTGGAAACCTGAATTTGATGGAAAAACCTTGTATGATTGGGCTATCGCCAAAGGCCTGGAACCCAATATGGAAAATGGTGCCGAGTTGATCATCCAAGCCCAAATTCATAGAGGAGCACGGTGTATTTTTCATGCGATGGCGGAAGAAGACGTCATTCGGATCATGCAACACCCCTATACCATGATTGCCTCTGATGGCCGCTATACCGAGCTTGGTAAAGGCCACCCCCACCCCCGAAATTATGGCACTTTCCCTAGGGTATTGGGAACCTACGTTAGGGAAAAACAAGTCCTTACCCTGACCGATGCCATCCGCAAAATGACCAGCTTACCAGCTCAATTACTAGGGCTGAAAGATAGAGGCCAATTAAAGGAAAATACCTTTGCGGATATTACTATTTTCAACCCTCAGACGGTTAGCGATAAAGGCACGTTTACAGATCCCCACCATTATCCAGAAGGAATTGATTATGTGATAGTCAATGGCGCATTAACGGTTGAAAAGGGGACTTACCATGATGTCAGAGCAGGGCAGGTACTGCGGGGAGCCGCCTACAAAAAATAG
- a CDS encoding cysteine desulfurase-like protein, translating to MNPAIRSLFPALQRIHNGKNLVFLDGPAGVQVPLSVINAMSDYYKTSNANSHGAFITTQETDRVIENTRANAAAFLGAEGGHTISFGQNMTTLNFSLSQAIGRALHPGDEVLITQLDHESNRGPWIGLRSKGIIVREVALLPDGQLDYADFEGKINERTRLVAMGYASNIFGTVNQVEKVRKWTHKVGAWLLIDAVHYAPHLPIDVQAIGCDFLLCSAYKFYGPHVGILYTRPGLLDRLQPDRLRTAAQEAPYSIETGTLNHAALAGVKAAVDFIASFGEGEELRQQLVSAMHRIHQHEIVLAQKLYNGLNTIKGVNVIGPPMLEGQRAPTLSFTLEGKRPIAVCRYLADKNICAWDGHFYALRAVEVLGLLERGGVTRMGMSLYNIPAEVDYTLEVVAGLV from the coding sequence ATGAATCCAGCTATTCGATCTTTATTTCCAGCTTTACAACGAATCCATAACGGCAAAAACCTGGTATTCCTAGATGGGCCCGCAGGCGTCCAAGTCCCGCTATCCGTGATAAATGCCATGTCTGACTATTATAAAACGTCCAATGCGAATAGCCATGGTGCATTTATCACCACCCAAGAAACGGATAGGGTTATTGAAAATACGCGGGCTAATGCCGCTGCTTTTTTAGGAGCAGAAGGAGGCCATACGATTTCCTTTGGCCAAAATATGACAACCCTTAATTTTTCGCTTAGCCAGGCCATCGGACGGGCTTTGCATCCCGGAGATGAAGTGCTGATTACCCAACTAGACCATGAGTCCAATCGTGGACCCTGGATTGGACTACGGAGCAAAGGCATTATCGTTAGGGAAGTAGCCTTGTTGCCTGATGGACAATTGGACTATGCGGATTTCGAAGGAAAAATCAACGAGCGAACCCGACTGGTGGCAATGGGTTATGCCTCCAATATCTTTGGCACCGTGAACCAAGTGGAAAAAGTAAGAAAATGGACCCATAAAGTAGGGGCCTGGTTGTTGATAGATGCAGTACATTATGCGCCCCATTTGCCCATTGATGTACAAGCGATTGGCTGTGATTTTTTGCTGTGTTCTGCTTATAAGTTTTATGGCCCACATGTAGGGATTTTATATACCCGACCTGGGTTACTTGATCGCTTGCAGCCTGATCGGTTGCGAACAGCAGCCCAGGAAGCGCCGTACAGCATAGAAACCGGAACACTCAATCATGCAGCCCTAGCCGGTGTGAAAGCAGCCGTTGATTTTATTGCCAGTTTCGGCGAAGGAGAAGAGCTGCGGCAACAGCTGGTCTCGGCTATGCACCGCATTCACCAACATGAGATCGTTTTGGCACAAAAGCTATACAATGGTCTAAATACCATCAAAGGGGTGAATGTTATTGGGCCTCCCATGTTGGAAGGACAGCGTGCTCCGACCCTATCTTTTACCCTGGAAGGTAAAAGGCCTATAGCGGTTTGTCGATACCTGGCCGATAAAAACATTTGTGCCTGGGATGGCCATTTTTATGCCTTGCGCGCAGTGGAAGTACTGGGATTATTGGAACGAGGAGGTGTCACTCGAATGGGGATGTCTTTATATAATATCCCAGCGGAAGTAGATTATACCCTTGAGGTAGTAGCGGGGCTGGTTTAG
- a CDS encoding Gfo/Idh/MocA family oxidoreductase, which translates to MKRRKFIEATSVASTGLALVQPQLFSNTALFPDQRKSIGIIGLDTSHAVAFTKILNEETPTEDVAGFRVTHAFPRGSWDIESSTSRIPAYTEEIKTLGVKIVNSIPDLLKEVDFVLLETNDGRLHLDQALQVFEAGKPVFIDKPLAASLKDVLTIFSAAERYKVPVFSASSLRFSPTTMAIAKGEKIGKVLGADTYSPAKIEETHPDLFWYGIHGVESLCTLMGIGCKQVRRIYKEGVDMVIGEWEDGRIGTFRGIREGKQTYGGTAFGTEGVAAAGLYEGYRPLVVEIVKFFQTGIPPVSAEETIEIFTFMEAAEESKRSNGGPVSLKEVLASVQK; encoded by the coding sequence ATGAAAAGACGAAAATTTATCGAAGCGACTTCCGTCGCTAGCACTGGTTTGGCCCTGGTTCAACCGCAGCTTTTTTCTAATACAGCTCTCTTTCCCGACCAGCGTAAATCTATCGGGATAATTGGATTAGACACTTCTCACGCGGTAGCTTTTACCAAAATACTCAATGAGGAAACACCTACAGAAGATGTAGCTGGTTTTCGGGTTACCCATGCCTTCCCTCGTGGTAGTTGGGATATCGAATCCAGTACGAGTAGAATCCCGGCGTATACCGAAGAAATCAAGACCCTGGGGGTGAAAATTGTAAACTCAATTCCGGATTTGCTAAAAGAAGTGGATTTTGTGTTGTTGGAAACAAACGATGGGCGACTTCATTTAGACCAGGCACTACAAGTATTTGAGGCGGGTAAACCTGTTTTTATTGATAAACCTTTGGCGGCTAGTTTGAAGGATGTATTGACTATTTTTTCCGCAGCGGAGCGATACAAAGTCCCCGTTTTTTCTGCCTCTTCTTTGCGATTTTCGCCAACGACTATGGCTATTGCAAAGGGAGAAAAAATCGGCAAAGTGCTGGGTGCAGATACCTATTCGCCTGCCAAGATAGAGGAAACCCATCCAGATCTTTTTTGGTATGGAATTCATGGCGTAGAATCACTGTGTACCCTAATGGGAATAGGCTGTAAACAAGTTCGACGCATTTATAAAGAAGGCGTAGATATGGTCATAGGGGAGTGGGAAGATGGACGGATAGGTACTTTTCGTGGTATTCGGGAAGGAAAGCAGACCTATGGCGGTACAGCATTTGGTACAGAGGGCGTTGCTGCAGCTGGCCTATACGAAGGGTATCGTCCCTTGGTGGTGGAAATTGTTAAATTTTTTCAAACCGGAATTCCGCCTGTGAGCGCAGAAGAAACGATCGAAATTTTTACTTTTATGGAAGCCGCTGAAGAGAGTAAGCGAAGCAACGGTGGCCCAGTCAGCTTAAAAGAAGTGTTAGCATCTGTTCAGAAATAA